The DNA window CGGTGACGCCGGCCGGCGCGGTGGAGGGTGCCCCGGTCTGGTCCATGGCCACACGGTACGCCCCGGCCGTCGTCGGCGGCAGACCGGGGTCGCCGTGACCGCCGACACCTGGCCGAAACAGGGGCCGCCTACGCTCGGAAGCCGGCGCCGCGCGTGCGCTGACGCGCGGCCCTCCCCCGCTCCGACCGAAGGATCCCCATGCCCCTGGACGACATCGCCACCGAGTACCGCATCGCCCTCCCCGCGTGGATCTCCGACGAACTTGCCGACACCCCCGACGTCATCGCCGATCCCGTCGAGCGGATGCGGCTCGTCCACCGGCTCGCCGACCGCAACTGGCGCGAGGGCAACGGCGGGCCCTTCGCCGCGCTCGTCGCCGAGCGCGAGACGGGCCGCATCGTGTCCGTCGGCGTGAACGTCGTCCTCGGCAACGGAGTCTCCAGCGCCCACGCCGAGGTCGTCGCCCTCGGACTCGCGCAGACCCGCCTCGGCGGGTGGGATCTGGGCGCGGCAGGACTCCCCGAGCACG is part of the Microbacterium lemovicicum genome and encodes:
- a CDS encoding nucleoside deaminase produces the protein MPLDDIATEYRIALPAWISDELADTPDVIADPVERMRLVHRLADRNWREGNGGPFAALVAERETGRIVSVGVNVVLGNGVSSAHAEVVALGLAQTRLGGWDLGAAGLPEHELVVNWRPCIQCYGAAMWSGVRHLTIAGEGRELEDLTTFDEGPLGADWAEQFEARGIRVTTGVLRDEALDVFRAYRDAVDDGGITVYNARAGSD